The Scophthalmus maximus strain ysfricsl-2021 chromosome 14, ASM2237912v1, whole genome shotgun sequence region GAGGCTTGTCTGTCTGCACACGTCCTGGGAACCTCCCAacctcctctgacctctgggctTTAAACATGTGGAGTGTGGAGACTCACCACCGCTCATCACCGGCCGACAGAGGCGGAGGAGCGTCAGCATCAGCACCGTCCAGCCCATCGCCGCGTGAGTCAGGAGCATCCTGCAGCGGGCCActggagagcacacacacacacacacacacgcagcttcttcttcttcttcttctactgctgctgctgcagactgaGAAGAAAACGTGTCACTGCACAATCTACACTTCACAAAAGTGTGGAACTCACCTTTATAGTCACACTTTTCCCTCGGCGGCTGTCATGGAAACTGTCAGAGTGccaacacaggaagtgatgattgAATTGGTGCCGGTAAAGAGAGAAGACGCTGCGGTTCTGCAGGAAAGTGGAGAATGAgagactttttatttaaaaaaatggtttgttctcagcatttttaaaatttttaacattaagtcttttttttccctcagagaAAAGACAACGTGCTCAAACCTGAGTTCCATcagtgagaagaaaagaagatatTCATAAGCAGAAAGAAATAAACCTCTGACAGATTCCTCCTCGTGTGTCACTACAGGAAACATGCAAACATGTCATTTTACATTCGTTACATTCATGTGTGTTCCAACATTGTGAGCTGGTCTTTCATCCAGAACTCAACGGTGAGTTCTTCTCCTGAACAAGACTTTCTGTTTATTACAACACGTCGATCGGCCTCCGAAGCTTATTAAACCTTGTATCTGTCGACttcagtggaaaaaagaaagaaaaaaacactgaaactgaaacgACTTGTTCACCTGTTAACAAGTTAATACATTCAATTTAAATTCCAGTGGATTTCGATCTTTGTTCAGATGTGAAGATAAAACTGTTGCACTCATCTTCTCGTTCACTCTTTTCTGGGATTCTGGAGATTTTGCTGCCAAAAGTTTTTTGGTTCGagtgaaaatattcacaacttTGTCTCAATtactgtttaaaagaaaaaagaaactggtACAGTAGATGGTCATGATGTTACACCAGATGATGTGCAGGTGTGTCAGACCTTCATCGTCATGGCAACTACAGTTAAACTTACTGAACTCAAACTCGTAACTTTAGTTACATGATGTTCAACATTAATAGACGTAGATTCAAAGTTAAAGAACAAATGGtcgttgattgattgatttaaaaaaacagtgataACAAACATCTGTTGTGAATTGTGAAAGTTGATCCATCCTCCCTACACGGGCTTCCTGCTCGAGCTCACctgacaataaaacaatataaaacaatataaaacatatgTTGTAATAAGAGGACCTGTCAGGAGCTCAGTGTCTCAGGGCTCAGGGGTCATCAGAGGGGGTCATTCATACTAatcactaaataaataataacaataaataataacaatacacgTGTGAGAAGCGGACAGAGCCCGCCCACTGAGAAGAAACGCCACGATTTACCTGCACGTTcatatttggaaaatattttctattcacATTATTTATTGATGACATAACCAGTGTGGATTatatttaaactgtaaaaccCTCGACATGACCTCGCTGTGTGTTTTGGGACTAAACGTTAATTTCACGTCTTAATCTGATGCGACATCACGACAGAATTTATTTTATGCAACAGAgccgtttgtctttctgtggaAATTAACTAAATATAGATTATGTTCATCAAAGGGAAAGTCAGTGTTAGCGTCCGGACgtcacagctctgtgtgtgtgtgtgtgtgtgtgtgtgtgtgttctgcctgGAAACCCTGTGTGGGGTTTAAGCCCCATCAGTGTCACGATGAAGTTACAGTCAGAAGTACAGTCGCCCCCGGAAAATGGCGGTTTCTTCATTTTTGCTGCCATCAACCGTTTCACTGGGGTTCAGAGTAACATACAAGAAATGTATAATCAGAATCTTCATCAGTCTCCACGTGTGTGGAAATGAACATGTCGACTTTTTTTACATGACGTAGAAAAGGTTCAGGTGAATCTGAGCTCAGTAACAGTTGAACTCTCTGAAGTCATTATGATTATTTACAATCATAAATGTACCAGCACATTTTCATGTCTTTGGTATTtaatgtgtttctctgtgtttttttcttcaaaaaacaaatatatatgatgCGTCTCTGTGTGACTGATTTATGAATGTTTCtcttacatttgcattttcatatttgttccaCAGCCTGTGTGACTCAATGTCTCTGCCCAGCAACAGCAGGCGAActgtctcatcctgtctcatcctgtctcatcctgtctcatcctgcaggtgaactgtctcatcctgtctcatcctgtctcatcctgcaggtgaactgtctcatcctgtctcatcctgtctcatcctgcaggtgaactgtctcatcctgtctcatcctgtctcatcctgtctcatcctgtctcatcctgcaggtgaactgtctcatcctgtctcaTCCTGCAGGTGAACTGTCTGTCTCATCCTGCAGGTGAActgtctcatcctgtctcaTCCTGCAGGTGAACTGTCTGTCTCATCCTGCAGGTGAActgtctcatcctgtctcaTCCTGCAGGTGAACTGTCTGTCTCATCCTGCAGGTGAACTGTCTGTCTCATCCTGCAGGtgaactgtctgtctcttcctgcAGGTGAGCAGCTCACCAGGATCCAGGACCTCAAATCATAAAAGAGACGACAGGTGTGTCGTCAAGGCAACgacatgtgacgtgtgtgaggcagatttaaagaaaacagaaaacatcaggATGTGGGAAATTCACAATTCCTTTTTTCCGTTGGTTGACTGTTGACAGCCGTCAGGGGACGTCCCGCTGCCACGCACcgcgtctctctctctaagtTGCGGTTGAGGTTTTAAAttagaatcattttttttctacatgcaTTCGCAGAGAAAAGGTCCAGATCCCCCGGAGGAGGAGCTTCTGGTGACTGGGTGAGATcgtgtgactctgtggtttcaggctgcagctcctctcaccgcctcctccttcctcttcctcctcttcctctctgctcagcTGTGGGACACATCTTTAGCAGACTAGAGTTCCTGATGTTTCATCTCCAGCCGTCAACCTCTCTCTGACAGTctcaacaaatcaaaaacaaattaatcgccaactatttttgataatcgattcatgttgttttcatgaaatttcagcttcttaaatgtgaatatgttctgggttctttgctcctctgtgacagcgaactgaagatctttagtgtgaacaaaacaaaacctcatgtTCGAGTTTTGAGGAAACATCATTTCGATTTACTTCGTTGCAGCTCTACTGACAACCACTTGTATGTTTACAGTGAGGGGGTTTATTCCTATGGAAATGTGCTTTGACTGCACTGATAACTCAATATGCATTATCGAATCATATCATCAGATTCGAAAAGAAGATTTATAATTACAACCTTTATCATTTAAGAACAACACAacgtttcttttaaaaactaatttattaTGAGTTATCATGTCACATGATGGGGAATGAGTAGAGTGATGATTATTACAAAGCAGCACAATTtgtctggacacacacacacatacacacaaaggacatatatacacaaacagacTGGTCATGTTAATGCGAGTACAAAAACTAGAATCATGTATTTTATAGTCTGATCGCCGATCTGTTTTGGAAATTATACAAGGAGAGTCAgatttttatgaatgaaaacattaagtCCGTACATTATCAGGTTCATGACGCGTGACAGTGAAGTTTCATGGCTCTGGTATTAAAGCGTTACAGGAGGTACAGTAGAGATGAGAATCAACCTTTGACACATAAGACAGCGAGGGAACGTAGATCCTCTCCCTCAGACTGTAGCCGTGACCCGGTCGAACACACTCACCGCCGGGGCCGAGTGCAGTCAGGGTGAACGTGGTCGTagtgttgagttgtgttttcagcGTCCGAACGGGGAGGGGGGTCGACACTGACCAGGAGCCTCCAGTTGGCTGGACGAGGCCCCGGATCCGACCCCGGGTCCCTGGGTCCCTGGAGTCCCTGGAGTCCCCTGGAGTCCCCTGGAGTCCCCTGGAATCCCTGGAGTCCCTGGGGTCCCTGGGGTCCCTGGAGTCCCTGGAGTCAGAGTCCCTGGAGTCAGAGTCCCTGGAGTCCCCTGGAGTCCCCTGGAGTCCCTGGAGTCCCCTGGAGTCCCCTGGAGTCCCTGGGACCCCCCAGGAGTCCCTGGGGTCCCCTGGAGTCCCTGGAGTCCCTGGAGTCCCTGGGAGTCCCTGGAGTCCCTGGAGTCCCTGGGAGTCCCTGGAGTCCCCTGGAGTCCCTGGGGTCCCCTGGAGTCCCTGGAGTCCCCTGGGGTCCCTGGGCCCCGCTCTGCTGTGGATTAGTGTTGGTGTGTAGACGTCGTCGTGTGCATCGTGAGAGTGTGTTTTTagttgaatgtgtctgtgtcggAGGTGTGCGATCACAGTTTGGGCTGACTGGAGAGCTTCATCTTCAGGTTGTCCGCCAGCTTGTCCAGGAACTCGAAGGTGTTCAGGTAGTCGGCGCGTGCCACCCTGCGAacgggaagagaggagggaggaagaagaagtgagtCTTCACTGAACTTTACTTTGGCAGGTAGCGAGTGGGACTCTGCTGCGTCTCCACTCTCTGTACGGCGACATCTTAAAGTGTAGGAgttaataaatgtataaaaactgaaaatggaGCGGACAGTCGTCAGTGGGAACAGATTTCACTGCGACACAGTCACAGGTCAGTGTCACGTTTCACTTCACAAGTGTAGCTGATGTTTGGATAGTTGAGGTTAAACAGTAGCTACTGTATCATCAGAGTTACACAATCCAACGTCAGGAtccatcacgcacacacacacacacacacacacacacacacacacacacacacacacatacacacacacacacacacacacacacacacacacacacacacacacagacagacagacagacagacagacagacagacagttttttcCGGATTATGAAGAGACTAACTTTGACATCCCCTTGATGCAGATCGCCAGGTCCTTGGTCATGAAACCGGCCTCGATGGTCTCGATGCAAACGGCCTCCAGCGCCTCGGAGAAGACTCGCAGCTCCGCGTTGTTGTCCAGCTTGGCCCGGTGGAGGAGGCCCCGCGTCCACGCAAAGATGGAGGCTGCAGCGAAAAACACAGGGACGTGATATCAATCAAGATTATTTCAAGACTGGGGATGTGTTTGGCTAGTTGTTGGCCTGGTGTGTGAACGTGTCTCCTACCGATGGGGTTGGTGGACGTCTCTTTGCCCTGCTGGTGCTGCCTGTAGTGGCGGGTCACGGTGCCGTGGGCGGCCTCCGACTCCACCGTGCGTCCGTCGGGACAGATCAGCACGCTGGTCATCATGCCCAGGGAGCCGTACCCCTGCGCCACCGAGTCGGACTGCACGTCTCCGTCGTAGTTCTTACAGGCCCAGATGAAGCCGCCCTCGGACTTCATGGCCTGGGCCACCATGTCGTCGATCAGACGGTGCTCGTACCAGATGCCTTTGGCCTCGAACTGCGCACGGTACTCCCtagagacacacgcacacacacgagaggGTTGTGGTGATctgacagttgtgtgtgtgtgtgtgtgtgtctttcagatTGTTCTCACTTCTCGTAGATCTCCTGGAAGATGTCTTTGAAGCGTCCGTCGTACTTCTTCAGGATGGTGTTCTTGGTGCTGAGGTACAGCGGCCAGGCTTTAGTCAGACCCATCTGGAACGAGCTGTGGGCAAAGTCCCTGATGGACTTGTCCGTGTTGTACATCCCCAGAGCCACGCCACCCgtgcctggacacacacacacacacaaacacacacatatatatatacagtaagtacggtatattcacacacacacacacacacacacacacacacacacacacacacacacacacacacacacacacacacacacacacacacacacacacacacacacacacacacacacacacacacacacacacacaggacaaggAGGATGAAGCTCCACGTACCGCCTACAGATGTGTGATTAAAAAGCTGAGTTTTGTGggcattttcattattttggtgtgtgggatttaatttttattttctttcattctttcctgAAGAGAAACTTAACccatttaaataaatttgaGTCAACTCAATGATTGGTTTACAGCGATAAAAGCAGAATTGGTGATTAGATACAACATAATACAAAGTATTTTTATTGGTGCCAGGACGCAGCttagttataataatatatatgatagttgggctttttaactttacaaCCTTTACTAACCTTTTTATATacaaaagaaaacctttaacacacgagaggaaagggagaaactgaaaaaacagaatatgtcTTCAAGGGACGTTCTGAAACGCTTCTTAATGTGacaaagcagcgatcaataatcaccaaatttatatcagatatgcttcgtcatgaacacttacacctgtgaaaTCAAACCcaaaatcctataattatggacatGACCTTCCATAGATATTCGGTAATTATTGATCGCTACTTTGGCAACATTAAGCGTTTCAGAACATCCGTCTGTCCTTCACGTCtgatgtgtgtatatttgtatatagaAACGTGTGAAGCGTGTGAGCCTGAACTTCTGTGTTCTTACCCTCAAACTTATGAATGACATATTTAACGGGTTCTCCGCTCTCCGGCGTGTAGGTCATCTCCACCTTCCCGGGTCCGGGCACCACGAAGTCTGTGGCTTTGTACTGTGAACAACAAGTAAGAGAGAACAACAGGTTCAGACCAGGAAGCAACAAGCACGTTTGATCTCAACACAACTGTCTGAGACAGATTTTAATGGTACGGTAAATCAGCCGGTAAACCCTCAGCAGGAGTCTGCAGGGAAAGCAcatcctgctgcttctccctcACACATTCAGGGGACGTTGTGCAACCAGAGCTGTTGACTCAGATCACCTGTGGTTCAGTACGGTGACGTCGCCGCAGCTCGAGTGCAAAGGGACAGTTGCTGAGGAGATGCAATTATTGACAAGGTCTCTCCTGACGACCGAACTATGTCTCAGAGGTGATGATATAAATCCCTCAGAGGGGTCGGTTATAAGAGCCATGTTGTCAGATAATCAGAGAAAAGAGTTTCTCATAACGTCTGTACTGTCAGAGGAAGATGAGTTTTTCAAGGCCGGTGTCTTAAATTAAACTACATTCAAATTCCTTGATTGTATTTatcacaacacatttattttgattgattttataaaataatattatgcTGCTGTACCTGTTATTTTGAATTGTATAGTTTTTAATGCAGATGCATTTTGCAATTCATACACCACAGAAAAACTGTATGATTATTACAAAGGAATtcctagagctgcaacagttaatggattagtaatcgattactaaatgaatcgccaactatttcgataatccattaatcggttcaggtagtttttataaagtcaaaattctctgatttcagctttttcaaagtgaatatgttctggtttctttgctcctctgtgacagagaactgaagatctttggcatgagaactgaagatctttggcatgtggacaaaacaaaacatcatgttgaggtttgagacacgatcaacatttttcaccatttaatgaaccgaacaactaatcgagaaaataatcgacagattaatccatgatgaaaataatctttagttggAGCCTTTTAATTCCTCTTTCCTGTTTGTCAAGCTAAGagccttgagatgatgtatgtaGTGATTTTGGcgatatacaaatacaattttattgaattattgaattcAATGCCCAGTTAAGATTTTGTCAAAGCAGATATTTGTTGTGTTAAAGAGAAATTAATTAAACTGTGCTTGTTAACGTTTGTCTTCAGCTTCTTTATAGTGAACCATAATCCATGATACAGTTTCGGCACTAACACAATATTATAcagcacaaaataaataaactgatgaATCCTCATTGTAAAGTTGAAAACAGTGAGTCTAAGATCTCCAGGTCAtggacctttgacctctgcgcGGGGCCTACCTGGTCTCCGTGGGCGTGTCTGCCGATGATGATGGGTTTGACCCAGCCCGGCACCAGGCGGGGGATGTTCTTACAGATGATGGCCTCTCGGAACACGGTGCCTCCCAGGATGTTGCGGATGGTCCCGTTGGGCGAGCGCCACATCTGCTTGAGCTTGAACTCCTCCACGCGGTGCTCGTCCGGCGTGATGGTGGCGCACTTGATGCCCACGTTGTAGCGCTGGACCGCCTCCGCCGCCTCAACCGTCACGCGGTCGTCCGTGGCGTCGCGGCTCTCCATGCCGAGGTCGAAGCTTTGAGGGGACAGAGTTTTATATTAATAGAACCCAGAGAGGAAGCTGAAGATCCATAATGTCGCAGAAATACACTGACGTAGTTTCTTCTCTAGTTTTAGTAGAGAGTAGGCTTCGTCACCATAACTACTTCTagttgcacgatatattgtccccgaaatcattgcgataaacaatattatcgtcataTTAAGACCATTTTTGGATACTGAATCATGAGAGCTTCTAGTATATTGGACCTACatgatttgtgtcgctgctgtgagaaatgttatccagagTTCAGACTTTGTGTTCAAGCCTCAGACTCAACAAGCAAgatgaagacatggtgccttttagaaaaatactaagaaatccatattttctgacattttatagaccaaaccagtgattaaTGAATCATACGACGAGGACCGATGAGAGGACCAAAGCAGCGAGACTGGACTATTGTTGACGTTCATTCAAGACaacggctgttattgaggtcaatataaaaatgattgagttcatattaaTGTGTGGTACGgtaagtcgataacgtaattacTGTGAAGGGCCTACGTAGGGAACAACAATACTGAAAATGAAACCTGTTTAACACCCTTTTTTAATTGGTTGAACCAAATATGTAGTAATTAACTTTGCCAAGCTAAATTGTATATTCTTAAATCTTAGAAAAGTTTCCTGATTGAGATGCATATGTTAACATATctgattgaataaaaaataaaacaggaatcTGCCAAATACTCATATATACGAGGGAGAACATTTagacttcctgctgctgtcggGGCTTCTCTTCGCTCCAGATCTCGGGCTCATTCTCATTCTGTTCCTTGTGTGTTCGCATCAAGAACATCCATTAACCTCCTGCCCCACCTCACTCCCTCTGCCCGTCCTGAAACTCTCTGACTGTCCCTCGCTCTAGTGAGGACGACTGAAGGAAACAAGCAATCAGCTGTGCGACGACAAACTGCAGTAAGAAACGAGTGGGAGGAGTTGCACTTCACCTGGAAACTACTACACTCGGCTCTTTGttcttatcatcatcatcattccttTCCAAGCATGAGCTCACGTGTTTCTTGTGTGGCTTTGTTCCAAGAGCAGCAGCAATGACCTCTTAcccactttctccctcttctccccctccggCCCCATGAGCCACAACAATGTGACGCTCAACAACAACTGATGACTACGCTGATACCttgagctgaggccagagagaaacagggggttaaagaaaagaggaagggtTTTGTCAGGGCGATTACATGATTATTATTCttggctgtgattggccagcgaGCACAGCTCCAGAACAAGACTTGTGGGGGGCTGGTGAGAACTTGATGGACCTGTTGACCGATCATCTCCCCCTCCAACAAGGCTGCAGCCCCTGGGGATTCTCCTGGTGGGACAATTAGCCGGATGAAGATTTATGTCCTAAAAGCCTAAATTTGCAGCCTCGGGCACAAAACCTCaggatgatgatttgttttgttcacacaccaaagatcttcagttcactgtcacagagaaccaaagaaaccagaacatattcatatttaagaagctgaaatcagagaattttgacttctttgttcataaaaactacttgaatcgattaatcgatgatcaaaatagctggtgattaatttagtggtcgattattaatcgattaactggtGCAGCTTTGggtttaaaatgtgaaaatggatCTTTTCTAGTCCACAAAATGTCCTGAAGAAGACATAAGTGGACTATGGTTTGATTTTCAAGTGGCCTGATGTGTGACGTTCCCCCTCGTTGCGACATTACTGTTTCAACACCACAGGACATGATGACACGTGTACGTTTGAGAACTGTTGCGCAATAAATCATCaactttttacttttcaatGAAGAGAAATTGACtattaaaaatatcaacaaaatcTTTCTGTAGAGGCAGGAAACCAAAAGTTTTGTGAGTTGACGGTTACTGTGCATCCAAGGAAAAGATGTACGATTCATAATTAGGGACGGGGAACATCAGTGATTTCATTGAACTGACACAACCTCCGAACAAAGTCCGCTGGAGAGATAAGAGGAGGCGTGAGGTCACTGGAGGAACTGGATTGTAAATGCACATCGttgcacaacaacacactgtacctgcagctgaggaggaggaggtcgctCGACTCCTCTCAGTCTATAACTAACTCTCACACCAGTTCATCAGGTGTTCTCAGTAGCATCTCTGCCTCTTCCCACTTTCCAAACCGAGAACCAGAATAAACAAGTCCAACCAGAATCCCCAGTCCTGCAGTTACAGAATGCATATTCAAGTTTAACCCCGGTCTGAGGCCACCTCACCTGTGCAGGTCCAGCTCCAGGTAGGGGAAGATGAGCTTCTCCTTGATGAGCTCCCAGATGACCCGGGTCATCTCGTCTCCCTGCATCTCCACCACGGAGCCGGCCTTGATCTTCGGAGACATGTTGGGAGTCTGGTGGCGGCGGAGGACACGAGGGACACGAAGAGACACGGCGTTAGGACAGAACATCTACCAAGCAGCGATCACGTCACAGTGTCAGATCGTACATGTTGCTCATATTGCTCATATTGCTCATATTGTTCCTGGTCTTGTTTGTATATTTCTGCTACCAAACTAAATGTCATTGTACAACTACACACTCACAGTACGGCTGCAACTatcaattattgttttcattattgattgatCAATGTAACAATCTTTTGAGAACGTGGTGCCATGAAAAAATTTGTCgttttggctttaaaaaaatgaacttaaATCATTTACAGACTCTTCAAATAGTTACGAGAAGACAGATGATTATTACACTTCTGACACTGGGACATAAATCAATGATCACAGAGCCTGACACTGattcaacagaggaggagaagaacgaCGACACAGTTTCCTCCATGAATCAATGGATTCATTCATCCAAACTTCACAGTGGcactgaaccagaaccagtgACCGAGCCTGATTCTGGTCTATAATCCTCTCATGTGACCCTGAACCAGAAGAACCAGACCCTGAGGtgtgaaccagaaccagaacctgaggGTTTACATCAGAACCAGATCCAGACCCTGAGGtgtgaaccagaaccagaaccttacCCTGGGGtgtgaaccagaaccagaacctgaggGTTtacatcagaaccagaaccagaatctGAGGGCTtacatcagaaccagaaccagaacctgaccCTGGGGtgtgaaccagaaccagaacctgaggGTTtacatcagaaccagaaccagaaccagaatctGAGGGCTtacatcagaaccagaaccagaacctgaccCTGGGGtgtgaaccagaaccagaacctgaggGTTtacatcagaaccagaaccagaggtTTACATCAGTCCAGAATCTGAGAGTTtacatcagaaccagaaccagaaccagaccctGGGGTgtggaccagaaccagaacctgagcCTGAGGTGTGAACcagaaacagaaccagaggTTTACATCAGTCCAGAATCTGAGGTGAAGTTACACAAGTGTGCAGACAGACGTGCAGGTCGTGTtctgagggggaggagtcagctGAGGCAGCCAATCCACACTGAGCAGAGCAGCGGTGCAAACACAGTTCATTCATTATCACAACTAATTatcaatattatatttatattatattaatgtgtCATTGAACAACAGGAAGGACGTGTCATGGTCCCGATGTGGTCCAAACGTGACATCATCTCTAAACCTGTGAACTGGAAGATTTTACAGATTTCTATGATCGAACTGTTTCTGAATCAGGAAACTGACGAGACACGACGACACCGCGTCGTTCCGCTTCAGAAACACGTTCATTAA contains the following coding sequences:
- the LOC124850985 gene encoding collagen alpha-1(IX) chain-like — encoded protein: STAERGPGTPGDSRDSRGPQGLQGTPGTPRDSRDSRDSQGLQGLQGLQGTPGTPGGSQGLQGTPGDSRDSRGLQGTPGTLTPGTLTPGTPGTPGTPGTPGIPGDSRGLQGTPGTPGTQGPGVGSGASSSQLEAPGQCRPPSPFGR
- the idh1 gene encoding isocitrate dehydrogenase [NADP] cytoplasmic — its product is MSPKIKAGSVVEMQGDEMTRVIWELIKEKLIFPYLELDLHSFDLGMESRDATDDRVTVEAAEAVQRYNVGIKCATITPDEHRVEEFKLKQMWRSPNGTIRNILGGTVFREAIICKNIPRLVPGWVKPIIIGRHAHGDQYKATDFVVPGPGKVEMTYTPESGEPVKYVIHKFEGTGGVALGMYNTDKSIRDFAHSSFQMGLTKAWPLYLSTKNTILKKYDGRFKDIFQEIYEKEYRAQFEAKGIWYEHRLIDDMVAQAMKSEGGFIWACKNYDGDVQSDSVAQGYGSLGMMTSVLICPDGRTVESEAAHGTVTRHYRQHQQGKETSTNPIASIFAWTRGLLHRAKLDNNAELRVFSEALEAVCIETIEAGFMTKDLAICIKGMSKVARADYLNTFEFLDKLADNLKMKLSSQPKL